From a region of the Oryza sativa Japonica Group chromosome 6, ASM3414082v1 genome:
- the LOC9266893 gene encoding probable methyltransferase PMT9 isoform X2, giving the protein MMTKPPQSRGGGGGGGGALGRRGFAALLAAAVIALALLCLFYGAAFAPTLRSRRLPLQRRFEAVPADLALSSLPVCDARYSELIPCLDRGLHNQLRLRLNLSLMQHYERHCPPAHRRLNCLIPPPAGYRVPIRWPRSRDEVWKANIPHTHLASEKSDQRWMVVNGDKINFPGGGTHFHTGADKYIVHLAQMLNFPNGKLNNGGNIRNVLDVGCGVASFGAYLLPLDIIAMSLAPNDVHENQIQFALERGIPSTLGVLGTRRLPYPSHSFELAHCSRCRIDWLQRDGILLLEVDRVLRPGGYFVYSSPEAYAMDPINRNIWRKMSDLARRMCWQIASKEDQTVIWIKPLTNECYMKREPGTLPNMCDRDDDPDAAWNVPMKACVTPYSERVHKVKGSNLLPWPQRLTAPPPRLEELGISSNNFSDDSEIWHFRVIQYWKLMKSEIQKDSFRNVMDMNANLGGFAASLRKKDVWVMNVVPSTESGKLKIIYDRGLLGTIHN; this is encoded by the exons atgatgaCGAAGCCGCCGCAGAgccgaggagggggaggcggaggcggtggcgcgctgGGGCGGCGTGGCTTCGCGGCGCTGCTCGCGGCGGCCGTCATCGCGCTGGCGCTGCTCTGCCTCTTCTACGGCGCCGCCTTCGCCCCCACcctccgctcccgccgccttcctctccaGCGCCGGTTCGAGGCTGTCCCCGCCGACCTCgcgctctcctccctcccg GTGTGCGACGCGAGGTACTCGGAGCTGATCCCTTGCCTGGACCGTGGCCTCCACAACCAGCTCCGCCTCAGGCTCAACCTCTCCCTCATGCAGCACTACGAGCGCCACTGCCCAcccgcgcaccgccgcctcAACTGCCTCATCCCGCCACCCGCCGGCTACCGG GTGCCCATCAGGTGGCCGAGGAGCCGGGACGAGGTGTGGAAGGCTAACATACCACACACCCACCTTGCCTCTGAGAAGTCCGATCAGCGGTGGATGGTGGTGAATGGTGACAAGATCAACTTCCCCGGTGGGGGTACCCACTTCCACACTGGTGCTGACAAGTACATTGTGCACCTTGCTCAG ATGCTGAATTTTCCGAATGGTAAGCTAAACAATGGAGGGAACATCAGGAATGTGCTGGATGTTGGTTGTGGGGTTGCAAGCTTCGGAGCCTACCTTCTTCCTCTTGATATAATTGCAATGTCTCTTGCTCCTAACGATGTGCACGAGAACCAAATTCAGTTTGCCCTTGAGAGAGGAATTCCGTCAACCCTCGGTGTGCTGGGCACAAGGAGGCTGCCATACCCCAGCCACTCATTTGAGCTTGCGCACTGCTCTCGTTGTCGGATTGACTGGCTGCAGAGGGATGGGATCTTGTTGCTGGAagtcgatagggttttgaggcCTGGCGGGTATTTCGTATATTCATCGCCAGAAGCTTATGCTATGGATCCCATCAACCGGAACATATGGAGAAAGATGAGTGATCTTGCTCGAAGAATGTGTTGGCAGATTGCATCTAAGGAGGATCAGACAGTGATATGGATCAAACCATTGACTAATGAGTGCTATATGAAGAGAGAGCCAGGAACACTTCCAAATATGTGTGACCGTGATGATGATCCGGATGCTGCTTGGAATGTGCCCATGAAAGCATGTGTAACTCCTTACTCGGAAA GAGTCCACAAGGTTAAGGGCAGTAATCTGCTTCCCTGGCCGCAAAGGCTTACAGCACCACCCCCTCGTCTTGAAGAGCTCGGAATCAGTTCAAACAATTTTTCTGATGACAGT GAGATTTGGCATTTTAGAGTTATTCAGTACTGGAAACTCATGAAATCTGAGATACAAAAGGATTCATTTAGAAATGTTATGGATATGAATGCAAATCTTGGTGGATTTGCAGCATCCCTGAGGAAAAAGGATGTCTGGGTGATGAATGTAGTTCCTTCCACAGAATCTGGAAAACTGAAGATCATCTATGATCGTGGTTTATTGGGGACCATCCATAATTG A
- the LOC9266893 gene encoding probable methyltransferase PMT9 isoform X1: MMTKPPQSRGGGGGGGGALGRRGFAALLAAAVIALALLCLFYGAAFAPTLRSRRLPLQRRFEAVPADLALSSLPVCDARYSELIPCLDRGLHNQLRLRLNLSLMQHYERHCPPAHRRLNCLIPPPAGYRVPIRWPRSRDEVWKANIPHTHLASEKSDQRWMVVNGDKINFPGGGTHFHTGADKYIVHLAQMLNFPNGKLNNGGNIRNVLDVGCGVASFGAYLLPLDIIAMSLAPNDVHENQIQFALERGIPSTLGVLGTRRLPYPSHSFELAHCSRCRIDWLQRDGILLLEVDRVLRPGGYFVYSSPEAYAMDPINRNIWRKMSDLARRMCWQIASKEDQTVIWIKPLTNECYMKREPGTLPNMCDRDDDPDAAWNVPMKACVTPYSERVHKVKGSNLLPWPQRLTAPPPRLEELGISSNNFSDDSEIWHFRVIQYWKLMKSEIQKDSFRNVMDMNANLGGFAASLRKKDVWVMNVVPSTESGKLKIIYDRGLLGTIHNWCESFSTYPRTYDLVHAWLLFSEIEKQGCSVEDLLIEMDRIMRPQGYAIIRDKVAVINHIKKLLPAVRWDDWSSDVKPKKDALWSGDERVLIVRKKLWNQTL; the protein is encoded by the exons atgatgaCGAAGCCGCCGCAGAgccgaggagggggaggcggaggcggtggcgcgctgGGGCGGCGTGGCTTCGCGGCGCTGCTCGCGGCGGCCGTCATCGCGCTGGCGCTGCTCTGCCTCTTCTACGGCGCCGCCTTCGCCCCCACcctccgctcccgccgccttcctctccaGCGCCGGTTCGAGGCTGTCCCCGCCGACCTCgcgctctcctccctcccg GTGTGCGACGCGAGGTACTCGGAGCTGATCCCTTGCCTGGACCGTGGCCTCCACAACCAGCTCCGCCTCAGGCTCAACCTCTCCCTCATGCAGCACTACGAGCGCCACTGCCCAcccgcgcaccgccgcctcAACTGCCTCATCCCGCCACCCGCCGGCTACCGG GTGCCCATCAGGTGGCCGAGGAGCCGGGACGAGGTGTGGAAGGCTAACATACCACACACCCACCTTGCCTCTGAGAAGTCCGATCAGCGGTGGATGGTGGTGAATGGTGACAAGATCAACTTCCCCGGTGGGGGTACCCACTTCCACACTGGTGCTGACAAGTACATTGTGCACCTTGCTCAG ATGCTGAATTTTCCGAATGGTAAGCTAAACAATGGAGGGAACATCAGGAATGTGCTGGATGTTGGTTGTGGGGTTGCAAGCTTCGGAGCCTACCTTCTTCCTCTTGATATAATTGCAATGTCTCTTGCTCCTAACGATGTGCACGAGAACCAAATTCAGTTTGCCCTTGAGAGAGGAATTCCGTCAACCCTCGGTGTGCTGGGCACAAGGAGGCTGCCATACCCCAGCCACTCATTTGAGCTTGCGCACTGCTCTCGTTGTCGGATTGACTGGCTGCAGAGGGATGGGATCTTGTTGCTGGAagtcgatagggttttgaggcCTGGCGGGTATTTCGTATATTCATCGCCAGAAGCTTATGCTATGGATCCCATCAACCGGAACATATGGAGAAAGATGAGTGATCTTGCTCGAAGAATGTGTTGGCAGATTGCATCTAAGGAGGATCAGACAGTGATATGGATCAAACCATTGACTAATGAGTGCTATATGAAGAGAGAGCCAGGAACACTTCCAAATATGTGTGACCGTGATGATGATCCGGATGCTGCTTGGAATGTGCCCATGAAAGCATGTGTAACTCCTTACTCGGAAA GAGTCCACAAGGTTAAGGGCAGTAATCTGCTTCCCTGGCCGCAAAGGCTTACAGCACCACCCCCTCGTCTTGAAGAGCTCGGAATCAGTTCAAACAATTTTTCTGATGACAGT GAGATTTGGCATTTTAGAGTTATTCAGTACTGGAAACTCATGAAATCTGAGATACAAAAGGATTCATTTAGAAATGTTATGGATATGAATGCAAATCTTGGTGGATTTGCAGCATCCCTGAGGAAAAAGGATGTCTGGGTGATGAATGTAGTTCCTTCCACAGAATCTGGAAAACTGAAGATCATCTATGATCGTGGTTTATTGGGGACCATCCATAATTG GTGTGAGTCATTCTCAACATACCCACGCACCTATGATCTCGTTCACGCCTGGCTTCTTTTTTCTGAGATAGAGAAACAAGGGTGCAGTGTGGAGGATCTGCTGATTGAGATGGACCGCATCATGAGGCCTCAGGGGTATGCCATTATCAGAGACAAGGTTGCTGTCATCAACCACATCAAGAAGCTTTTGCCAGCGGTAAGATGGGACGACTGGTCATCTGATGTGAAACCCAAAAAAGACGCTCTCTGGTCCGGTGATGAAAGAGTCCTGATCGTGAGGAAAAAACTCTGGAATCAGACATTGTAG
- the LOC4341891 gene encoding RNA-binding protein L-like: MAASYYNNPPPPHSSYAAPPPPPPPPPGTSLYASYRHHAYPPHPPPPPAYVGAYYDHAAEPLPPRDELRTLFIAGLPGDAKAREVYNLFRDFPGYVSSHLRTSGKSSQAYAFAVFADQPSALAAMSATNGRIFDLENNCTLHVDLAKSNSRSKRSRTDDVPSYSSEKKARNPRGFPDSGAGSNIHMSGMGNSSHSLNGYPSAQSYTNFEPAAFSKDPSAFAPQNNPPCPTLFVANLGPTCSEQELIDVFSSCAGFIKVKMQNKFGAPVAFVDFKDMDSSTEAINRLQGVILYSSTGEGMRLEYAKSRMGLRKQDKRQ; the protein is encoded by the exons aTGGCCGCGTCCTACTACAacaacccgccgccgccgcactcctcGTACGcggccccgcctccgccgccgccgccgccgccgggcaccTCCCTGTACGCCTCCTACCGCCACCACGCCTACCCtcctcacccgccgccgccgcccgcgtacGTCGGCGCGTACTACGACCACGCGGCGGAGCCACTGCCGCCGCGCGACGAGCTCCGCACGCTCTTCATCGCGGGCCTCCCCGGCGACGCCAAGGCCCGCGAGGTCTACAACCTCTTCCGCGACTTCCCCGGCTATGTCTCCTCCCACCTCCGCACCTCCGGCAAATCCTCGCAG GCATATGCGTTCGCTGTCTTTGCAGATCAACCTTCTGCCTTAGCTGCAATGAGTGCCACAAAC GGAAGGATATTTGACCTTGAGAATAATTGCACACTGCATGTAGATCTTGCGAAATCTAATTCAAGATCAAAGCGCTCCAGAACAG ATGATGTTCCGTCTTATTCCTCTGAGAAAAAAGCTAGAAATCCGAGGGGATTTCCTGATTCAG GTGCTGGAAGCAATATTCACATGTCTGGAATGGGTAATTCTTCACACAGCTTGAATGGTTATCCTTCTGCACAAAG TTACACGAACTTTGAGCCTGCTGCTTTCAGCAAG GACCCATCAGCATTTGCCCCTCAAAACAATCCTCCTTGCCCTACACTCTTTGTTGCTAACCTTGGTCCAACTTGCTCTGAGCAAGAGCTAATAGATGTTTTCTCAAG TTGCGCGGGATTCATAAAGGTGAAGATGCAAAACAAGTTTGGAGCTCCAGTTGCATTTGTGGATTTCAAG GATATGGACAGTTCAACTGAAGCCATAAACCGTCTCCAAGGAGTTATTTTGTATTCATCAACTGGCGAGGGGATGCGTTTAGA ATATGCCAAATCTCGGATGGGCCTGCGTAAGCAGGATAAGCGCCAATAG
- the LOC4341893 gene encoding T-complex protein 1 subunit eta, producing MASMMQPQIILLKEGTDTSQGRAQVVSNINACTVVADTVRTTLGPRGMDKLIHDDKGGTTISNDGATIMRLLDIIHPAAKILVDIAKSQDSEVGDGTTTVVLLAAEFLKEAKPYIEDGVHPHSLIRSYRTAGHLAIEKVKDLATSIEGKSLEEKKELLAKCAATTLSSKLIGGEKEFFASMVVDAVLAISNDDRLNLLGIKKVPGGTMRDSFLVNGVAFKKTFSYAGFEQQPKKFLSPKILLLNIELELKSEKENAEIRLSDPLQYQSIVDAEWNIIYDKLDKCVKSGAKIVLSRLAIGDLATQYFADRDIFCAGRVAEEDLQRVAAATGGTVQTSVNNVIDEVLGTCEVFEERQVGNERFNIFSGCPSGQTATIVLRGGADQFIEEAERSLHDAIMIVRRALKNSTVVPGGGAIDMEISKYLRQHARTIAGKSQFFVNSFAKALEVIPRQLCDNAGFDATDVLNKLRQKHASGEGANFGVDINTGGIADSFANFVWEPAVVKINAINAATEAACLILSVDETVKNPKSESAQGDAAASAMAGRGGGAMRGRGGRGMRRR from the exons ATGGCGTCCATGATG CAACCGCAGATCATCCTGCTGAAGGAGGGGACGGACACGTCGCAGGGGCGCGCGCAGGTGGTGAGCAACATCAACGCGTGCACGGTGGTGGCGGACACGGTGCGCACCACGCTGGGGCCACGCGGCATGGACAAGCTCATCCACGACGACAAGGGCGGCACCACCATCTCCAACGACGGCGCCACCATCATGCGCCTCCTCGACATCATCCACCCCGCCGCCAAGATCCTCGTCGACATCGCCAAGTCCCAGGACTCCGAG GTTGGTGATGGAACTACCACAGTGGTGCTTCTTGCTGCTGAGTTCCTGAAAGAAGCAAAACCTTACATTGAGGACGGAGTACATCCGCATAGTCTAATTCGCAGTTATAGGACTGCTGGCCATTTG GCAATTGAAAAGGTCAAAGACTTGGCCACTAGCATTGAAGGGAAAAGCCTTGAGGAAAAGAAGGAATTGCTAGCCAAGTGTGCTGCAACAACACTCTCATCAAAGTTGATAGGTGGCGAGAAAGAATTTTTTGCATCTATGGTTGTGGATGCTGTTCTTGCCATTAGCAATGATGACAGACTTAACCTTCTTGGAATAAAAAAG GTTCCTGGAGGCACCATGAGAGATTCCTTCCTTGTTAACGGTGTTGCCTTCAAGAAGACATTTTCCTATGCTGGATTTGAGCAACAGCCAAAGAAGTTCTTGAGTCCAAAGATTCTTTTGCTGAACATAGAACTAGAATTGAAATCTGAGAAAGAAAATGCAGAAATCAG ATTGTCTGACCCTTTACAATACCAATCAATCGTCGATGCTGAATGGAATATCATTTATGACAAGTTGGATAAATGTGTCAAAAGTGGGGCAAAGATAGTCCTTTCTCGGTTGGCAATTGGTGATCTTGCAACACAG TATTTTGCAGACCGGGACATTTTCTGTGCTGGCCGTGTTGCAGAAGAGGATTTACAACGTGTTGCAGCAGCAACAGGTGGTACCGTTCAGACATCAGTGAATAATGTCATTGATGAG GTACTTGGTACTTGCGAAGTTTTCGAGGAAAGGCAAGTGGGCAATGAACGGTTCAATATATTTAGTGGTTGCCCTTCTGGTCAAACAGCAACCATAGTCCTTCGTGGTGGTGCAGATCAG TTCATCGAGGAAGCAGAAAGGAGCCTCCACGATGCCATCATGATTGTTAGAAGAGCTCTTAAGAACTCAACAGTTGTACCTGGTGGTGGTGCTATTGAT ATGGAAATAAGCAAGTACCTCAGACAGCATGCACGTACCATAGCTGGGAAGTCTCAATTCTTCGTAAACTCATTTGCTAAAGCCCTCGAG GTTATTCCAAGACAACTTTGTGACAATGCTGGATTTGATGCAACTGATGTACTCAATAAGCTCCGACAGAAACATGCATCTG GTGAAGGTGCTAATTTTGGTGTGGACATCAACACTGGTGGAATTGCTGATTCCTTTGCTAACTTTGTCTGGGAACCTGCTGTTGTGAAG ATCAATGCTATAAATGCTGCAACTGAAGCTGCTTGCCTTATTCTCAGCGTGGATGAGACAGTTAAAAATCCCAAG TCTGAAAGTGCGCAAGGTGATGCGGCTGCTAGCGCGATGGCTGGCCGTGGCGGAGGAGCGATGCGGGGCCGTGGTGGAAGGGGCATGAGGAGGCGGTAA
- the LOC4341892 gene encoding protein IRX15-LIKE, whose translation MKGLSGPKLLVVHPSSNKPLGGAASPAMAVLGSRRRMWVVLFLAGFACVSLGTMLCAARDHPPPPVAARRLAAAEAQAATLAVSARGGGAGGGGGGLPGYVFDALVQYASAGGNSTASMPGGDVRAIAAVVKRRAPCNFLVFGLGGETPLWRALNHGGRTVFLDENQYYVSHLEGRHPGLEAYDVVYTTTVREFPDLLDAARAARSAECRPVQNLLYSDCRLAINDLPNQLYDVAWDIILVDGPRGYTAASPGRMSAIFTAGVMARSRAEKGAETDVLVHDYEREVERACSREFLCEENRVEETSTRSLAHFVVPGGRDLRRETFCAGGGGSGAST comes from the exons ATGAAGGGGCTCAGTGGGCCGAAGCTGCTGGTGGTCCACCCGTCGTCGAACAAGCCGCTGGGTGGCGCCGCGTCACCGGCGATGGCGGTCCTTGGCTCCCGCCGCCGGATGTGGGTGGTGCTGTTCTTGGCCGGGTTCGCCTGCGTGTCGCTCGGCACGATGCTGTGCGCCGCGCGcgaccacccgccgccgcccgtcgccgcgaggaggctggcggcggcggaggcgcaggCGGCGACGCTCGCAGTGTCGGCGCGGGGTGGCGGTGCgggtggaggtgggggtgggTTGCCGGGGTACGTGTTCGACGCGCTGGTGCAGTACGCGTCGGCGGGGGGGAACTCGACGGCGAGCATGCCGGGCGGCGACGTGCGCGCCATCGCGGCGGTGGTGAAGCGGCGGGCGCCGTGCAACTTCCTGGTGTTCGGGCTCGGCGGGGAGACGCCGCTGTGGCGGGCGCTCAACCACGGCGGCCGCACCGTGTTCCTCGACGAGAACCAGTACTACGTGTCCCACCTGGAGGGGCGGCACCCGGGCCTCGAGGCCTACGACGTCGTCTACACCACCACCGTCCGCGAGTTCCCCgacctcctcgacgccgcccgcgccgcccgctccgccgAGTGCCGCCCCGTCCAGAACCTCCTCTACTCCGACTGCCGCCTCGCTATCAACGACCTCCCCAACCAGCTCTACGACGTCGCCTGGGACATCATCCTCGTCGACGGCCCTCGCGG GTacacggcggcgtcgccggggaGGATGTCGGCGATATTCACGGCGGGGGTGATGGCGAGGTCGAGGGCGGAGAAGGGGGCGGAGACGGACGTGCTGGTGCACGACTACGAGAGGGAGGTGGAGAGGGCGTGCTCGAGGGAGTTCCTCTGCGAGGAGAATCGCGTGGAGGAAACCAGCACCAGGTCGCTCGCCCACTTCGTCGTCCCCGGCGGCCGCGACCTCCGCCGGGAAACCttctgcgccggcggcggcggcagcggcgcctcgACATag
- the LOC4341894 gene encoding EH domain-containing protein 1 — MEIGQHPASGYSKEHQKTYQEWFAFADSDGDGRITGPDAIKFFAMSKLPRADLKQVWAIADSKRQGYLGFSEFVTAMQLVSLAQAGDEITQDSLKRDDLGSLNPPTMDGLDALLVKSKHHAKRVDPDIDGFPQAQSPATSQWFSSKSSKKIPLNAVTSVIDGLKKLYIEKLKPLEVTYKFNDFVSPLLTNSDFDAKPMVMLLGQYSTGKTTFIKHLLRTSYPGAHIGPEPTTDRFVVVMSGPDERTIPGNTIAVQADMPFSGLTTFGTAFLSKFECSQMPHPLLEHITFVDTPGVLSGEKQRTQRSYDFTGVTSWFAAKCDLILLLFDPHKLDISDEFKRVIGSLRGHDDKIRVVLNKADQVDTQQLMRVYGALMWSLGKVLNTPEVARVYIGSFNDKPVNESAVGPIGKELFEREQDDLLSDLKDIPKKACDRRINEFVKRARAAKIHAHIIGHLKKEMPAMMGKAKAQQRLIDNLENEFAKVQREQHLPAGDFPYVEHFRDVLGGYSIDKFEKIKPKMVQAVDDMLGYDIPELLKNFRNPYE; from the exons atgGAGATCGGGCAGCATCCGGCGAGCGGCTACTCCAAGGAGCACCAGAAGACCTACCAGGAGTGGTTCGCCTTCGCCGACTCAG ATGGCGACGGGCGCATCACGGGGCCCGACGCCATCAAGTTCTTCGCCATGTCCAAGCTCCCCCGCGCCGACCTCAAGCAG GTTTGGGCAATCGCGGACTCCAAGCGGCAGGGGTACTTAGGTTTCAGCGAATTCGTCACGGCAATGCAG CTTGTCTCTCTGGCGCAAGCGGGGGATGAGATCACTCAAGACAGCCTTAAGCGCGATG ACTTGGGCAGCCTGAATCCTCCAACGATGGATGGTTTGGATGCTCTACTTGTG AAATCAAAGCATCATGCTAAGAGAGTTGATCCAGATATCGATG GATTTCCTCAGGCTCAATCTCCTGCAACGAGCCAATGGTTCAGCTCAAAGTCCTCAAAGAAG ATACCCCTGAATGCTGTTACTTCTGTCATTGATGGGTTAAAAAAACTATACATCGAAAAATTAAAGCCTTTGGAAGTTACATACAAATTCAATGATTTTGTATCTCCATTACTG ACAAATAGTGATTTTGATGCAAAGCCAATGGTTATGCTTTTAGGTCAATATTCTACAGGGAAAACAACTTTTATAAAACATCTGCTCAGAACAAGCTATCCAG GTGCCCATATTGGACCAGAGCCAACAACTGACAGATTTGTTGTTGTCATG TCAGGACCAGATGAAAGGACTATTCCTGGGAATACCATAGCTGTGCAAGCAGACATGCCTTTCAGTGGTCTTACAACATTTGGAACTGCTTTTTTATCCAAGTTCGAATGCTCTCAGATGCCACATCCA CTACTAGAGCATATCACCTTTGTCGACACACCTGGTGTTCTCTCAGGCGAGAAGCAACGGACGCAACGTAGCTATGATTTCACTGGTGTCACATCATGGTTTGCGGCCAAGTGTGATCTTATTCTTCTTCTGTTTGATCCACATAAGCTTGATATCAGTGATGAGTTCAAACGTGTCATTGGATCTTTACGCGGACATGATGACAAAATACGTGTAGTGCTAAACAAGGCAGACCAAGTTGACACTCAGCAG CTTATGAGAGTCTATGGTGCATTGATGTGGTCTCTTGGGAAAGTATTGAATACCCCTGAGGTTGCACGTGTTTATATTGG ATCATTTAATGACAAACCAGTAAATGAATCAGCTGTTGGTCCAATTGGAAAGGAACTATTTGAGAGAGAGCAAGATGATCTACTTTCTGATCTGAAAGATATACCGAAGAAAGCTTGTGACCGTCGA ATCAATGAATTTGTTAAACGTGCAAGAGCAGCCAAGATTCATGCCCATATAATTGGTcatttgaagaaggagatgccTGCGATGATGGGCAAAGCCAAAGCTCAGCAGCGACTTATAGACAATTTGGAGAATGAGTTCGCAAAG GTCCAAAGGGAACAACATCTTCCAGCTGGAGATTTCCCTTATGTGGAGCATTTCAGAGATGTCCTGGGTGGGTATAGCATTGACAAGTTTGAGAAAATCAAGCCCAAGATGGTGCAGGCGGTGGATGATATGCTTGGATACGACATTCCAGAACTCCTCAAGAACTTCAGGAACCCATACGAGTGA